Part of the Phycisphaeraceae bacterium genome, ACGCGCCGGGGCTCGTCGAGGTCGAGCGTGCCGGGGCGCCCGGTCTTGATGTTGCAGAAGCCGCAGGAGCGGGTGCAGGTGTCGCCCAGAATCATGATGGTGGCGACGCCGCGGGCCCAGCACTCGCCCATGTTGGGGCAGTTGGCCTCTTCGCAGACGGTGTGGAGTTTGTGCTCGGAGAGGAGGTCGCGGAGCTGGTGGTACTTGTCGCCCCCGGGCATCTTGGCGCGGATCCACTTGGGCTTGCGCTTGGGGGCGGCGTGCTGGATGGCCTCGGCGCCGCCCTCGCCCTTGTTGTTGAGGACGAGCCCCGAGAGCGACAGCGTGGGCTTCTCGAGCCGCTTGACCGGGTCTCCGCCGAGCGGGCGCGGGTGACGCGCGAGGGTTCGCTCGAGGGCCGCGGGGGAGGCGGGGGAGGCGGGGGCTCCGGGGGAGGTTGGCTTGGCCGGGAGGGTCGACATCGGGGGATGGTAGGGGGGGAGGCCGGGTTGGTCGTGAACGCGAAGCGGGCCGGAACGCCAAGGTTCCGGCCCGCGTGGGTCGTGTGGGGAGACGGCGGCGCGGCCTCAGTTGCAGGCGTTCCCGAAGTTGCTGAGGACCTCGTTGAGGTCGGAGAAGTTGACGACGCCGTCGCCGGTGACGTCGCCTCCGGAGCCGGGTGCGACGGACTGGCCGAACTGGGTGAGGACGGCGTTGAGGTCGGTGAAGTTGATCACGCCGTCGCCGTTGGTGTCGCCGGGGCAGGGGGTGGAGGTGGCGGGGCAGCCCTGCCATTTGGCAATGCGATTGGAAGGGATGCCACCGGCCGAAGTGAATTGGCCACCGACGAAGAGTGCTGGACCGCTTCCGTCATCGAAGGTTGCGAGTTCAAGCGCACGAGCGCTCAGGCCGCTGTCGAGCGCCGACCATGCCGATCCGTCCCACCGAGCGATCCGGCTCGCGGCGACCCCACCTGCGCTGGTGAATTGTCCAGCGACATACAGAGCTAGTCCCGATCCGTCGTCGAAGACCTTCAATGCTTCCGCGCCAGGACCGGTTCCGCCAGCCAGCCCTGCCCCGAGTGGCGACCATGACACGCCATCCCATTTCGCGACGCGGTTCGCGGGCTGCCCGCCCGCGGTGACGAAGGCACCACCGGCATAGAGGGCGGGTCCGTTCCCGTCATCGAAAACTTCCAGGTCTCTGACAGTGCTCCCGGTCAGCCCTTCGCCAAGACTCGACCAGGAGACGCCGTCCCATTTCGCTATGCGATTCACGGACAGGCCCCCGGCGGTAAAGAACTCGCCAGCCGCGTAGAGCGCTGGCCCTGTGCCGTCGTCGAACACTACGAGCGAATTCGGCGATCCGCTCAGACCGCTGCCGAGCGGCGACCAGGTAGCGCCATCCCATTTCGCGATTCGATTCGCCTGTGTGCCCCCGGCGAGAAAGAACTCGCCGCAAGCGTAAAGCGCTGGTCCCGATCCGTCGTCGAAGACCGCGAGTGACAAGACTCTGCCGTTGAGGCCGCTGCCCAGCGGCGACCACGACGATCCGTCCCACTTGGCGATGCGATCGACCGGAACGCTCCCCGCATTTCTGAACTGTCCACCGGCATAGAGCGCGGGGCCCGTGCCGTCGTCAAAGACAGCGAGCGTATCGACATTGGAGTCGACACCGCTTCCGAGTGGGTTCCAGACATGGCCGTTCCATTTGGCTACCCGGAGCGCTTCCCCGAGCCCCGTGTTGATGCCGAAGGAGCCCCCAGCGTAGAGGGCCAGGCCCGATCCGTCATCGAAAGAAGCGAGTGCGCGCACGGTGGTGTTGCCGCCGGTGGGACCTCCTGGCACCGCAAACCACTGCGCAGTACACCGTGCGCCCTTGTTTGTCGCGTCGGCGACCGCCTGGAACTCGTGTCTCAGCTTCCCGTCAGCTGCGCTCGCACCCGCATCAATTGCCATAAAGGCCTGACGATCAGGCGCTGCCATAGAAGTTGGCAGGATCCAGAGCAGCAAAGCAGCGGCTGTACGCATGGCTGCTGGCTTCAACTTTCCTAATCTCGCAGAAAGGTGCAGGGGTTCTCGCACAACTCCATCTCCGTGGGCTGGTGAAGCGGCCCACAACGCATGTGCAGCTACCGTCTGCAGAACTGATTTCTTCGAGAAAACCGCCTATATAGAGCCAGTGCGAGCACAGGAATACGAACGTTCGTCATCCGCTCAGAATGTTGGTGGTCACATCAGTCGCAGGCGTTCCCGAAGTTGCTGAGGACCTCGTTGAGGTCAGAGAAGTTGACGACGCCGTCGCCGGTGACATCGCCTCCCGAGCCGGGGGCGACGGACTGGCCGAACTGGGTAAGGACGGCGTTGAGGTCGGTGAAGTTGATCACTCCGTCGCCGTTGGTGTCGCCGGGGCAGGAGGCGGTCACGACGAGAGTGATGCTGTTGCTGTTTGTTGTGCCGCAGTAGTTGGTCACGCGGCAGCGGAAAAGCCCGGCGTTCTGCGGAGTGGCGTTGAAGACCGTGAGCGTGGCGGTCTGGGCGCCGGAGTAGGAGCCCGGGAAATCCGTGACCGGAAGCCAGGTGGCCAGGGTGGTGTTGAACCGGAACCACTGGAACGCGCGCTGGTGGGCGGCGCCCCCGGCGAGCACCGAGAGCGTGGTCTGCTGGCCCTGGGGGACGGAGACCGTTGTCTGGACAGCGGCGGCGGTTGGGCTGGTGCAGGCGTCGTCCCACGACTGGAGCGCGTCGCGGATGGGCGTGCGCAGGAGCTCCATGACATCGCGGTAGACGAGGATGGCGCCGTCGTCGTTGCTGGCCCAGTCCTGATACATCACATAGGCGTACTGGCGCTGCGAGGTCACGCGGAGATTGTTGATGACGGTGATGTGGGGGAACTGGGCCCAGCCGGCGGTTGAGCGCCAGAAGGCGTCGGGGAAGGTCTTGGTGCCCCACCCGTACCCGCCGCGTTTGAACGCGACGCGGAAGGCGTCGAGGAAGTCTTCGCGTTCGTTGGGCTGGAGGTTGGTGGCGTTCATCTCCTCGTCGAGGATCTGGCGGAGTTGCTGGTAGGTCGAGAGGCTGCTGTTTCGATCGCGGGGCCAGTTGTTCATGCGCTGGTCGAAGAGGTCGTCGCGCCAGTCGGCGTTGAAGATGGAGCCGTTGGCGATGCGTTCGTAGAGGAGAACCGCGTCGCGCGCCGTCAGGCCGTTGAAGGGCACGCCGTTGGTGGGCGCGAAGCAGCCGATATCGTGGTTGACGACGGTGTTGGACGAGAGCCCCTGGGAGGCGATGAACGAGTTGACGCCGCTGAAGGCGCTTCCCCCGCCGTCGAGCAGGACTCGGATGTAGCGGGTCGCGGTGTTGTCGGAGACGCGCAACATTCTCTCGAGGATGTAGCCGAGCGTGCGCTGCGGTCCGGTCGTGCAGAAGTGCTGCGTGGGGCAGGCGTCGGAATCGCAGGGGTTGCTGTAGTTCTGCACCTCTTCGTAGTCCTCGAGGCCGAGGGACGCGCGGCGCACGAGCGCGGCGGCGTGGGCGATCTTGAGGGTGCTGGCGGGCTCGAAGACGTAGTCCTCGTTGAGGACGGCGAGGACATTGCCCCCGACGCGCTTGAGTTTGAAGCCGTACACGCCGCCGCTGTTGCGGTTGGCGAGGATACCGCGCAGGCGCCGGGATTCTGCGTTGGAGTTGTCCATCATGGAGACCGCCCAGCGCGTCGCGCCGGTCCAGGTCGTCCAGCGGTGGAAGGTGACGAGTCGTGCGCCGTTCTGCGCGACGAGGTCGTTCACCTGGTCGGAGGTGAGCGAGGGGTACCACCACAGGGCGGCGCCCGGGGGCGAGTTCACATAGATGACGTTGAAGCGGGGCGAGGTGAGGACCGTGCCGGGCGATTCGAGTTCGATGTCGATGATGCACGAGCCGCTGCCTGCCGAGAGGAGCGCCGTGATCTCGCTCGCGGTGCGGTTGAGCGCGTAGTTCCACGGGCGGAAGTTGGCGCCCGTGTTGGGGATCGCGACGACGGTGTAGAAGGGCGTGCCTCCGAGCGTGTAGCGCTCGATGTCGATCAGGCGCAGGTTGGGGTTCTGTGCCAGCCAGTCGGCGATCTGCTGCGCGTTGACTCGGATGA contains:
- a CDS encoding serine hydrolase; amino-acid sequence: MRTWIKLLALIVCATGANTHAQPERYLDSLTGWGYLYGATTTQVNAQNGAGSRVINLERVGTTNTYDMVVVDNTSGPFAATGTVVVYNQTLTQLSNYLTNNNRRILDVEVDENAGAERFTAVTVPNSGATAAPGWGWLIRVNAQQIADWLAQNPNLRLIDIERYTLGGTPFYTVVAIPNTGANFRPWNYALNRTASEITALLSAGSGSCIIDIELESPGTVLTSPRFNVIYVNSPPGAALWWYPSLTSDQVNDLVAQNGARLVTFHRWTTWTGATRWAVSMMDNSNAESRRLRGILANRNSGGVYGFKLKRVGGNVLAVLNEDYVFEPASTLKIAHAAALVRRASLGLEDYEEVQNYSNPCDSDACPTQHFCTTGPQRTLGYILERMLRVSDNTATRYIRVLLDGGGSAFSGVNSFIASQGLSSNTVVNHDIGCFAPTNGVPFNGLTARDAVLLYERIANGSIFNADWRDDLFDQRMNNWPRDRNSSLSTYQQLRQILDEEMNATNLQPNEREDFLDAFRVAFKRGGYGWGTKTFPDAFWRSTAGWAQFPHITVINNLRVTSQRQYAYVMYQDWASNDDGAILVYRDVMELLRTPIRDALQSWDDACTSPTAAAVQTTVSVPQGQQTTLSVLAGGAAHQRAFQWFRFNTTLATWLPVTDFPGSYSGAQTATLTVFNATPQNAGLFRCRVTNYCGTTNSNSITLVVTASCPGDTNGDGVINFTDLNAVLTQFGQSVAPGSGGDVTGDGVVNFSDLNEVLSNFGNACD